One part of the Treponema sp. OMZ 787 genome encodes these proteins:
- a CDS encoding ATP-dependent endonuclease: protein MEVVSFSVENFRSITKKSVIPLKKLSILIGKNNEGKSNLLKALGLAMDIISSGRFIRRPIRSSRLIFSRTQKYDWERDFPISLQEDGIGGETRLGLEFELSQAEKEEFNKRFKLKLSSNLVFEISIDSNVKVELEISEQNKKNKKIFGDQKHEICEFLKEKIYFNYIPAVRTEEAAAKIVYELIRNELLGIKENKKYKQALESIKKLEAPVLKKISKTIKDSIVQLVPNVRDVIIANDSESSYMSRHLYSGREYIEIDDGTKTGLELKGDGVKSLVTMALLKDMTLKKDQISFVAIEEPESHLHPEAVHLLKNKIYEIAEKNQVIISTHSPIFVDRENIDSNIIINDGKAAPARDLKVIREVLGIKISDNLKNAEQVLVVEGESDFIILQAVLPLLSKVLKEKLKENFLIIEELRGSSNIKYRIGELKSCFCSYHILLDNDEAGRRAKADNEIPDKNITFVTCKGMKESEIEDTINVDIYKEEVEGKYGIDLSCKYFKSNKKKWSERMKDVLKASGKKSDEDALKGIKTIVASCVKKNPKKALNENKKESIEALAKSLEKINL, encoded by the coding sequence ATGGAAGTAGTATCTTTTTCGGTTGAAAATTTTAGAAGTATTACAAAGAAAAGTGTAATACCCTTAAAAAAACTTTCTATTTTAATCGGTAAAAACAATGAGGGTAAGTCAAACCTGTTAAAGGCTCTTGGGCTTGCAATGGATATTATAAGTTCAGGCCGGTTTATAAGGAGACCTATTCGCAGCAGCCGATTGATATTTTCACGGACTCAGAAGTATGACTGGGAAAGGGATTTTCCAATATCCCTCCAAGAAGATGGTATAGGAGGAGAAACAAGGCTTGGTCTTGAATTTGAGCTATCTCAGGCAGAAAAGGAAGAATTTAATAAGAGGTTTAAACTTAAACTTTCATCCAATCTTGTATTTGAAATAAGTATAGATTCAAATGTTAAGGTAGAGCTTGAGATAAGTGAACAAAACAAAAAGAACAAAAAAATATTTGGAGACCAAAAACATGAAATATGCGAATTCTTAAAAGAAAAAATATATTTTAATTATATTCCTGCAGTCCGAACCGAGGAAGCTGCTGCAAAAATTGTCTATGAGCTTATAAGAAATGAATTATTAGGAATCAAAGAAAATAAGAAATATAAACAGGCTTTGGAGTCTATCAAAAAACTGGAAGCCCCTGTTTTAAAAAAGATTAGCAAGACCATTAAAGATTCGATAGTACAGCTTGTTCCTAATGTAAGGGATGTAATAATTGCAAACGATAGTGAGTCCTCATATATGAGTAGACATTTGTATTCCGGTCGTGAATATATCGAAATAGATGACGGTACAAAAACAGGTCTTGAATTAAAGGGAGACGGAGTAAAAAGTTTGGTTACAATGGCCTTGTTAAAGGATATGACATTAAAAAAAGACCAAATTTCTTTTGTAGCAATAGAAGAACCTGAAAGTCATCTGCATCCCGAAGCTGTACACCTTTTAAAAAATAAGATATATGAGATAGCCGAAAAAAATCAAGTAATCATCTCTACACATAGTCCCATCTTTGTAGACCGTGAAAATATAGATTCAAACATCATTATAAATGACGGTAAGGCAGCCCCTGCAAGAGATTTAAAAGTTATAAGAGAGGTTTTAGGTATAAAAATATCGGATAACTTAAAAAATGCAGAGCAAGTCTTGGTTGTTGAAGGAGAAAGCGACTTCATTATTTTGCAAGCTGTACTTCCCCTGTTAAGTAAGGTATTAAAAGAAAAATTAAAGGAAAATTTTTTAATTATAGAAGAACTAAGAGGCAGTTCAAATATAAAATACAGAATAGGGGAGTTAAAATCTTGCTTTTGTTCTTATCATATTTTGCTTGATAATGATGAAGCAGGACGAAGAGCAAAGGCTGACAACGAAATACCGGATAAGAATATTACCTTTGTAACTTGTAAAGGTATGAAGGAATCTGAAATTGAAGATACCATAAATGTAGATATTTATAAAGAAGAAGTAGAGGGAAAGTACGGAATAGACTTATCTTGCAAGTATTTTAAATCTAATAAGAAAAAATGGTCTGAAAGAATGAAGGATGTTTTAAAAGCTAGCGGAAAAAAATCTGATGAGGATGCATTAAAGGGTATTAAAACAATCGTTGCAAGCTGTGTTAAGAAAAATCCGAAAAAGGCCTTAAATGAAAATAAAAAGGAAAGCATTGAAGCTTTAGCAAAAAGTTTAGAAAAAATAAATTTATAA
- the deoD gene encoding purine-nucleoside phosphorylase: protein MSIHIAAKQGEIADKILLPGDPLRAEFVANNFLEDPQCYNKVRGMLGFTGTYKGVRVSVQGTGMGQPSFSIYANELFSEYGVQKAIRIGTAGALQKDIGLRDVVLAMSASTDSGINTHRFRGCHYAPTADWKLLKNAYDHAQKMGVNPLVGSIASSDVFYDDLETWKMWAAYGVLAVEMEAAELYTLAAKYKRQALAVLTISDNVVTHEQTSSEERQTTFKTMMEIALEAIIA from the coding sequence ATGAGTATTCATATAGCTGCAAAACAAGGCGAAATTGCCGATAAAATTCTTTTACCGGGAGATCCCCTAAGGGCCGAATTCGTTGCTAATAATTTTTTGGAAGATCCCCAATGTTATAACAAGGTGAGGGGAATGTTGGGCTTTACCGGCACCTATAAGGGAGTAAGGGTTTCTGTTCAAGGAACAGGAATGGGACAGCCTTCTTTTTCAATATACGCAAATGAACTTTTTAGCGAGTATGGTGTGCAAAAGGCTATCCGCATCGGAACTGCCGGAGCCTTGCAAAAGGATATAGGTTTGAGGGATGTAGTTTTGGCTATGTCTGCCTCTACAGATTCCGGAATTAACACTCACCGGTTTAGGGGCTGCCACTACGCACCCACTGCCGACTGGAAGCTCTTGAAAAATGCCTATGACCATGCCCAAAAGATGGGAGTAAATCCCTTGGTAGGTTCTATTGCAAGCTCAGATGTTTTTTATGATGATCTTGAAACATGGAAGATGTGGGCTGCGTATGGGGTTTTGGCTGTCGAAATGGAAGCTGCCGAGCTTTATACTCTTGCAGCTAAGTACAAAAGACAGGCTCTTGCCGTGCTTACTATTTCGGATAATGTTGTTACGCACGAGCAGACAAGTTCCGAAGAGCGGCAAACTACATTTAAAACCATGATGGAAATTGCCTTAGAGGCAATAATAGCTTAA
- a CDS encoding heavy metal translocating P-type ATPase, with product MNFYIAHRLPGRLRLRYKRKGLSRKQAVLVETLVSLQEGIISISVNPVSGSILIEYSGISEEEALSYIRALNSSYLENEELLASIDEPVVTQGLAVSLVGLLAEFFIRKLLPFPVRKLLALTSIMPRVRTGIKALADGKPFCAETLDATALSLAYASGDLNTAGTIAMMLEMGEILEDYTRRKSYENLAQSFLNTKEIVHVLRDGNETEISANLLQAGDTVVLRIGSVIPADGTVVAGEASVNQASMTGEGLPVHKIPGDTVFASTVVEEGEIHVCVRACGRETRVSKIADMIDRSQSLKAASQIRAERTADRLVFYNFLLAGLTYAFTSNFAKAASTLLVDYSCAMKLSAPVCVLSAMKNCAEHGITVKGGKFLEDFARADTIVFDKTGTLTESQPSVKQIVTFGGRAEHEVLKIAACLEEHFPHSLARAVVREAENRGIEHREDHTKVSYILAHGLASTLNGEELRIGSAHFIFDDEGIPKTEEAERAIEDLAQTGCSQLYLSVGKELAGIIAIEDPLRPEAKEVVAELHRLGIKNIIMLTGDGPQTARSIAKKTGIDRYHAQALPDTKADFIKRLKEEGKLVVMVGDGINDSPALSEADVGIAMGQASSIAGETADILLPDDGLRALPLLRKIAMGLINRININNKLIIGINSGLIAGELAGSIAPAAAALIHNGSTVAIGMSAMRSYEEPLDKSV from the coding sequence ATGAATTTTTATATAGCTCACCGCCTTCCCGGACGTTTACGTTTAAGGTATAAACGCAAAGGTTTAAGCCGCAAACAAGCTGTCCTTGTAGAGACCCTTGTGTCCTTACAGGAAGGCATAATTTCTATCAGTGTAAATCCGGTTTCAGGAAGTATTTTAATTGAGTATTCAGGCATAAGCGAAGAAGAAGCTCTTTCTTATATAAGAGCTCTAAATTCTTCCTATCTTGAAAATGAAGAATTATTGGCAAGTATAGATGAGCCTGTTGTAACTCAGGGCTTAGCCGTTTCTTTGGTGGGTCTTCTGGCAGAATTTTTTATCCGTAAACTGCTGCCCTTTCCAGTAAGGAAGCTTCTAGCCCTTACCTCAATTATGCCCCGTGTAAGAACTGGAATAAAAGCCTTGGCTGACGGGAAGCCCTTTTGTGCCGAGACCCTTGATGCAACAGCTCTTTCACTGGCTTATGCAAGCGGGGATTTAAATACGGCCGGCACCATTGCCATGATGCTGGAGATGGGCGAAATCTTGGAAGATTATACAAGGCGCAAGTCCTATGAGAATTTAGCTCAAAGTTTTTTGAACACAAAGGAAATAGTACATGTCTTACGGGACGGAAATGAAACGGAAATATCGGCCAATCTTCTTCAAGCCGGGGACACGGTTGTTCTTAGGATAGGCTCCGTTATTCCTGCCGACGGAACGGTCGTAGCCGGGGAAGCTTCGGTTAATCAGGCTTCGATGACGGGCGAGGGCTTGCCTGTGCACAAGATTCCGGGAGATACGGTTTTTGCTTCTACCGTTGTTGAGGAGGGAGAGATTCATGTCTGTGTAAGGGCTTGCGGCAGGGAAACCAGAGTCAGCAAGATAGCCGATATGATTGACCGCTCTCAATCCCTAAAGGCGGCTTCACAAATAAGGGCTGAAAGAACGGCTGACAGGCTTGTTTTTTATAACTTCCTTCTTGCAGGGCTGACTTACGCCTTTACCAGCAACTTCGCAAAAGCGGCTTCAACCCTTCTTGTAGACTATTCTTGTGCGATGAAGCTATCAGCCCCTGTTTGTGTGCTTTCAGCCATGAAAAATTGTGCCGAGCACGGCATTACTGTAAAGGGTGGTAAATTTTTAGAAGACTTTGCCCGTGCCGATACGATTGTCTTTGATAAGACCGGAACTCTCACCGAATCCCAGCCCTCCGTTAAGCAAATAGTTACCTTCGGAGGCAGGGCGGAACATGAGGTGCTTAAAATAGCAGCCTGCCTTGAAGAGCATTTTCCTCACTCCCTTGCAAGGGCTGTTGTTCGGGAAGCTGAAAATAGGGGAATCGAACACAGGGAAGATCATACAAAGGTTTCTTATATTTTAGCCCATGGTCTTGCCTCAACCTTAAACGGGGAGGAGCTTCGTATAGGAAGTGCTCATTTTATATTCGATGATGAGGGTATTCCTAAAACCGAAGAGGCCGAAAGAGCTATAGAGGATTTGGCACAGACAGGATGCTCTCAGCTTTATTTATCTGTAGGAAAGGAGCTTGCGGGGATTATAGCCATAGAAGACCCCTTACGCCCTGAAGCCAAGGAAGTGGTTGCAGAGCTTCATAGGCTGGGGATAAAAAATATAATTATGCTTACAGGGGATGGGCCGCAAACTGCCCGCAGCATAGCCAAAAAAACGGGTATTGACCGCTACCATGCTCAGGCCCTGCCCGATACAAAGGCCGATTTTATTAAAAGATTAAAAGAAGAGGGCAAGCTTGTTGTAATGGTAGGAGACGGTATAAACGATTCGCCTGCCCTTTCGGAGGCCGATGTCGGGATTGCAATGGGGCAGGCTTCTTCCATAGCCGGAGAAACGGCAGACATCCTCCTTCCCGATGACGGCCTAAGAGCCCTACCCCTTTTAAGAAAAATTGCGATGGGTTTGATTAATAGGATTAATATCAATAACAAGCTTATTATAGGAATTAACTCAGGGCTTATTGCAGGAGAACTGGCCGGTTCTATTGCTCCGGCTGCAGCGGCCCTAATACATAACGGTTCTACAGTGGCCATAGGTATGTCGGCTATGAGAAGCTATGAAGAGCCGCTTGATAAAAGTGTTTAA
- a CDS encoding RND family transporter, with product MKKEKKHIFSTNNFYKHPVTMLITILAVTLFFALQIIRLNFDNNNFRFIPKNDPSRISAKKIADIFGEDVPILIGIERRFSTIINKEFLDEVRKLDEKLKEIDLVKNTVLITSTTHIDNGEDGIVSEPIIPADFSGTEEEIKAVKNKLRSWDMYERSLVSEDLRATQILVFLNITNEESGSPATIAACRKIMKLTEAWDFPDSKIYLTGAPIFNEIVNEATAHDLSFLVPLVIIVVLGVLFLSFRRFTGVFLPLLTVICSVIWSLGAMALFNVPLSILSTILPIILIAVGSAYGIHVINHYYDEVVQDDSISKEEHKRQVVKALSEVIRPVFLAALTTFAGFVSFCFTSVVPIFEFGIFSSFGVAAAFLISITLIPSILILRGPKKPSMRWANKKDTTGGLDRGIATTFVLISEHSRSVILFAGLIVVLSVFGLKKLVIDNVLMEYFEKDVAVIQSDVFMREKFGGSKLLEMVIKAKDGSNVLRPDILKAIDDLSFFLEEEVEDVGKVTSIVPLIKRLNQVYNADESPEGIQAADINEAESSDDFGSFDDFASFGDFGNFEEEADSGSRAAESSSKPKKQYSQEEIMAMLNDASKERIKNNLPAESLVYELGKKLNYKGLAYYEIPTDPKKYGKNSQEELSAIMQNYLILLGKNTEGFLDNNTDPKTLKVNIQLRTVGQQDTDRVLEEINDYVRLKFPEDIIAETGGFVLVEKTLNKLVVESQLISVGVSLFIVFLILSIYYRSAFAGLFGILPLALSILINFGIMGALGIKLNIGTAMVASFAIGIGVDYTIHFLAAYHKCLIRTNGDPKFLYLAFLGSGKAILFNAVSVGAGFAVLMLSKFNMLSELGFLIALIMITSSFGSLTILPVLLNLVKPKFIKKLLPVDIKELKNEYSFNEEKDTEGV from the coding sequence ATGAAAAAAGAAAAAAAGCATATATTTTCAACAAACAATTTTTATAAACATCCCGTCACAATGCTGATAACTATTCTTGCAGTAACCTTGTTTTTTGCACTCCAAATAATACGGCTCAACTTTGACAATAACAACTTCCGTTTTATTCCAAAAAACGATCCATCACGCATCAGCGCAAAAAAAATTGCCGATATTTTCGGAGAGGATGTCCCTATCTTAATAGGAATAGAACGCCGTTTTTCTACCATTATAAATAAAGAATTTTTAGATGAAGTACGAAAGCTGGATGAAAAGCTGAAAGAAATCGACTTGGTAAAAAACACTGTGCTGATAACAAGCACAACACACATAGACAACGGGGAAGACGGAATTGTAAGCGAGCCTATTATTCCTGCTGATTTTTCCGGTACTGAAGAAGAAATTAAGGCTGTCAAAAATAAGCTCCGCAGTTGGGATATGTATGAAAGAAGCCTTGTTTCTGAAGATTTACGGGCAACCCAAATTCTTGTTTTTCTTAATATAACAAACGAAGAAAGCGGCTCTCCTGCAACTATTGCAGCCTGCCGTAAAATTATGAAGCTGACAGAGGCTTGGGATTTTCCCGATTCCAAAATTTATTTAACCGGAGCTCCTATTTTTAACGAGATAGTCAACGAGGCAACGGCCCATGACTTAAGTTTTTTAGTACCTCTTGTTATCATTGTTGTTTTGGGTGTCCTATTTCTTTCTTTTAGAAGGTTTACCGGTGTTTTTCTGCCGTTATTGACGGTTATATGTTCCGTAATCTGGTCGCTCGGAGCTATGGCTCTTTTTAATGTTCCATTATCGATTCTTTCTACAATTTTACCGATTATTTTGATTGCCGTAGGTTCGGCTTATGGAATTCATGTTATCAACCACTACTATGATGAGGTCGTTCAAGATGATTCTATTTCAAAAGAAGAACATAAAAGGCAGGTCGTTAAGGCCTTAAGCGAGGTTATAAGGCCGGTTTTTTTGGCTGCCCTCACAACATTTGCGGGTTTTGTTTCCTTTTGTTTTACCTCAGTTGTTCCCATTTTTGAATTCGGGATTTTTTCGAGCTTCGGCGTTGCAGCAGCTTTTTTAATATCCATAACATTGATCCCTAGTATCTTGATATTGCGAGGACCGAAAAAACCTTCAATGCGGTGGGCCAATAAAAAAGATACTACAGGAGGCTTAGACCGCGGTATAGCGACAACATTTGTTCTTATTTCGGAACATTCCCGATCGGTAATTCTTTTTGCCGGTCTTATAGTAGTTCTTTCAGTATTCGGACTTAAAAAACTCGTTATAGATAATGTTTTAATGGAATATTTTGAGAAGGATGTTGCGGTAATTCAGTCCGATGTATTTATGCGTGAAAAATTCGGCGGATCAAAGCTCCTTGAAATGGTAATTAAGGCTAAGGACGGATCAAATGTTTTGCGGCCGGATATTTTGAAAGCAATTGATGATCTTTCCTTTTTCTTGGAAGAAGAAGTTGAAGATGTAGGAAAGGTTACTTCAATCGTACCTCTGATTAAGCGGTTAAATCAGGTTTATAATGCCGATGAATCTCCTGAAGGAATACAGGCAGCCGATATAAATGAGGCGGAATCTTCAGATGATTTCGGCAGCTTTGATGACTTTGCAAGTTTCGGCGATTTTGGAAATTTTGAAGAGGAAGCCGACAGCGGTAGCCGAGCTGCAGAAAGCAGCTCTAAACCTAAAAAGCAGTACAGTCAAGAAGAAATTATGGCTATGCTTAACGATGCTTCAAAAGAACGTATAAAAAACAATCTTCCAGCAGAAAGCCTGGTTTACGAATTAGGCAAAAAATTAAACTATAAGGGACTTGCCTACTATGAAATTCCAACAGATCCTAAAAAATACGGAAAAAATTCTCAAGAGGAACTTTCAGCCATAATGCAAAACTATCTTATTCTTTTAGGAAAAAATACGGAAGGTTTTTTAGATAACAATACCGATCCTAAAACTTTAAAAGTAAACATTCAGCTGCGCACCGTAGGGCAGCAGGATACCGACAGGGTTCTGGAAGAAATTAACGATTATGTACGCTTGAAATTTCCTGAAGATATAATCGCTGAAACAGGCGGCTTCGTATTGGTCGAAAAAACCTTAAACAAACTCGTAGTAGAATCCCAGCTTATTTCGGTAGGAGTTTCCTTATTTATAGTTTTTTTGATTCTTTCAATATACTATCGATCAGCCTTTGCAGGCCTCTTTGGTATTCTTCCTTTAGCACTCTCAATTTTAATTAACTTCGGAATAATGGGAGCCTTGGGAATAAAGCTCAACATAGGAACAGCAATGGTTGCAAGTTTTGCAATCGGAATAGGAGTTGACTACACCATCCATTTTTTAGCCGCCTACCACAAATGCCTTATAAGAACCAATGGAGATCCGAAATTTTTATACCTAGCCTTTTTGGGCTCGGGAAAGGCTATATTGTTCAATGCGGTTTCGGTAGGTGCAGGTTTTGCAGTTCTAATGCTTTCAAAATTTAATATGCTTTCAGAGCTTGGTTTTTTAATTGCCCTTATAATGATAACAAGCTCCTTCGGCAGCTTGACTATTCTTCCAGTTTTATTAAATTTAGTGAAACCAAAGTTTATAAAAAAACTTTTACCTGTAGATATAAAGGAATTAAAAAACGAATATTCTTTTAATGAAGAAAAAGATACGGAGGGAGTATGA
- the ftsH gene encoding ATP-dependent zinc metalloprotease FtsH translates to MSKNNDDKNQNDPFNFFNFGPDSDGDDKKSPKKPFFSLWLLAPLVVVIFILINQLMVLNSSALIPFSEFKDRVTSGQIKKVILGPVYFTGYTSIQDEEPSNTSLFSFLSVQQNTNEYTTVGIYTSEFLQLLDDHHVVYHIKPKEKSYLVELLLQWVIPFLLIFLVWRAIMRRMTKGMGGLGGSIFSPGQARSAAIDEGKVETRFKDVAGVDEAKEELMEVVDFLKYPQKYTEIGGKIPRGVLLVGPPGTGKTLLARAVAGEAGVPFFRISGSDFVEMFVGVGASRVRDLFRQAREKAPCIIFIDELDAIGKSRHNSYSSNDEREQTLNQLLVEMDGFDNKTGLILLAATNRPDVLDPALLRPGRFDRQVVVDRPDVKGREQILKLHAENVKLDASADLASIARITAGCSGADLANIINEAALLAVRGKRKTVIMTDLDEAVEKAMIGLQKKSRVIREEERRVIAYHETGHAIVGSFTEGADKVHKVTIVPRGTSTLGYTFHIPEDDKHIVTEKQLLAEIDVLLGGRAAEQVKFNMVSTGAANDLSRATDIARSIITDYGMSSKFKNVALSKRGAGYLGDNEPQLVREYAETTQQYIDEEIAKIINTRYEIVVKMLNDKKHLLEKIATTLLEKETIENEEFDAIIAEEKTPQLFDKEDEECVEASNDNSQPLESSQI, encoded by the coding sequence ATGAGTAAAAATAATGACGATAAAAACCAAAACGATCCTTTTAATTTTTTTAATTTCGGGCCGGATTCCGATGGAGACGATAAAAAGTCTCCCAAAAAGCCTTTTTTTTCTTTATGGCTTTTAGCTCCTCTTGTAGTTGTCATTTTTATCTTAATTAATCAGTTAATGGTTCTCAATAGTTCTGCCTTGATTCCGTTTTCGGAGTTTAAGGATAGAGTTACTTCGGGACAGATAAAAAAAGTTATTTTAGGCCCTGTTTATTTTACAGGATACACAAGCATACAGGATGAAGAGCCTTCCAATACGTCCCTTTTTTCGTTTTTATCGGTACAACAAAATACTAATGAATATACGACTGTCGGTATTTACACCTCTGAGTTTTTACAGCTTTTAGACGATCACCATGTCGTTTACCATATAAAGCCAAAGGAAAAAAGTTATCTCGTTGAGCTCCTTTTACAGTGGGTAATTCCCTTCCTTTTGATCTTCCTTGTTTGGCGTGCCATTATGAGGCGGATGACCAAGGGTATGGGCGGCTTGGGCGGAAGTATTTTTTCTCCCGGGCAGGCTCGAAGTGCAGCTATAGACGAAGGCAAGGTCGAAACCCGCTTTAAGGATGTTGCAGGTGTAGACGAGGCCAAAGAAGAATTAATGGAAGTTGTAGACTTCTTAAAGTATCCGCAAAAATATACGGAAATAGGCGGAAAGATTCCGCGGGGCGTTCTTTTGGTAGGTCCTCCCGGAACGGGAAAAACCCTTCTTGCAAGGGCGGTCGCAGGGGAAGCCGGAGTTCCCTTCTTTAGGATAAGCGGTTCCGACTTTGTCGAGATGTTTGTCGGTGTAGGAGCTTCCCGTGTGCGCGACCTCTTTAGGCAGGCCCGCGAAAAGGCCCCCTGTATTATCTTTATAGACGAATTGGATGCCATCGGAAAGTCGCGCCATAATTCTTACAGTTCAAACGATGAGCGGGAGCAGACCCTCAATCAGCTCTTAGTCGAAATGGACGGCTTTGACAATAAAACGGGCTTGATTCTTTTAGCCGCGACCAACCGCCCCGATGTTTTGGATCCGGCTCTTTTGCGTCCCGGCCGCTTTGACAGACAGGTTGTAGTTGACCGCCCCGATGTTAAGGGTAGGGAGCAGATTCTTAAACTCCATGCAGAAAATGTAAAGCTGGATGCTTCAGCTGACTTGGCTTCGATAGCCCGCATTACGGCAGGCTGTTCGGGTGCCGACCTTGCAAATATCATCAACGAAGCGGCTCTTTTGGCTGTAAGAGGCAAGAGAAAGACCGTCATAATGACCGACTTGGATGAGGCTGTAGAAAAGGCTATGATAGGCTTACAGAAAAAATCCCGAGTAATCCGCGAAGAAGAGCGGAGGGTAATTGCCTATCACGAAACCGGCCACGCCATTGTGGGCAGCTTTACCGAGGGTGCAGACAAGGTTCATAAGGTTACGATTGTTCCGCGGGGAACTTCCACCTTGGGCTATACTTTCCATATTCCTGAAGACGATAAACACATTGTTACCGAAAAGCAGCTTTTGGCCGAAATAGATGTTCTTTTAGGCGGACGGGCTGCAGAGCAGGTAAAATTCAATATGGTTTCTACCGGAGCGGCAAACGACCTTTCCCGTGCAACCGACATTGCCCGAAGCATTATAACCGACTACGGTATGAGCTCTAAGTTTAAAAACGTCGCTTTAAGCAAGAGGGGGGCAGGCTACCTTGGAGATAATGAACCTCAGTTAGTCCGCGAATATGCAGAAACAACCCAGCAGTATATTGATGAAGAAATTGCAAAGATAATCAATACCCGCTATGAGATTGTTGTAAAAATGCTGAACGACAAAAAGCATCTTTTAGAGAAGATAGCAACAACTCTTTTAGAAAAAGAAACTATAGAGAACGAAGAATTTGATGCAATAATTGCAGAAGAGAAGACTCCTCAGCTTTTTGACAAGGAAGATGAAGAGTGTGTGGAGGCCTCAAATGATAATTCTCAGCCTCTTGAATCTTCTCAAATATAG
- a CDS encoding DUF6110 family protein → MTRWGAFALGVAAGGAAVLLSRNANFKKACAKVVGAGLKLKEDAAAFVETVKEDAQDIMAEAAYNKEAAEAK, encoded by the coding sequence ATGACTAGATGGGGAGCTTTTGCACTCGGTGTTGCTGCAGGCGGAGCCGCAGTTCTTTTATCCAGAAATGCTAATTTTAAAAAGGCTTGTGCCAAGGTTGTAGGAGCAGGTTTAAAATTAAAAGAAGATGCAGCTGCCTTTGTTGAAACCGTAAAAGAAGACGCTCAAGATATAATGGCAGAAGCTGCATACAATAAAGAAGCTGCGGAAGCAAAATAA
- a CDS encoding NifU family protein, which translates to MLVKEEVEKGIALVRPYLQADGGDIELHSVDENGKVYVKLKGACGSCPMAIYTLKMGVEEQLKDMFPEVTEVVAV; encoded by the coding sequence ATGTTGGTTAAAGAAGAAGTCGAAAAAGGCATAGCCTTGGTAAGGCCTTATTTGCAGGCTGACGGCGGAGATATAGAACTTCATTCTGTTGATGAAAACGGAAAGGTTTATGTTAAGTTAAAGGGAGCCTGCGGCTCATGTCCTATGGCCATCTACACGCTCAAGATGGGCGTTGAAGAGCAGCTTAAGGACATGTTTCCCGAAGTTACCGAGGTAGTCGCAGTTTAA
- a CDS encoding outer membrane lipoprotein-sorting protein: protein MKKLTLSLIFAIGFCSLIFAQSAEEIAAKTKTKNTASSLGSESSLDMQAGGKTLSTLEIRQYSSLDKKGLQRMFVEIRNPPSYKGSRFLMIEKADGSTDQRMYLAQTKKVQKISAQGSADEPFMGSDFSNNDISFMERDTKLDNFKILGEEEYEGKLVYIIESTPKDKNYTYSKTIMRITKDKNLLLKAEFYQGSQLVKILELYDYKEVNGIMTAHKTKLSTVKTNTSTVISIKRIEYGMKIPDYIFTQKYLETGKK, encoded by the coding sequence ATGAAAAAACTTACTTTGAGTTTAATTTTTGCTATCGGATTTTGCAGTTTAATTTTTGCACAAAGTGCAGAAGAAATTGCAGCTAAAACAAAGACAAAAAATACTGCATCTTCACTTGGCTCGGAATCAAGTTTGGATATGCAGGCAGGAGGAAAAACCCTTTCCACATTGGAGATTAGACAATACTCTTCTTTGGATAAAAAAGGCCTACAAAGAATGTTTGTCGAAATACGAAACCCTCCCTCTTATAAGGGTTCAAGGTTTTTAATGATCGAAAAAGCAGACGGCTCGACAGACCAGAGAATGTATTTAGCCCAAACAAAGAAGGTGCAAAAAATATCGGCCCAAGGAAGTGCCGATGAGCCGTTCATGGGTTCCGACTTTTCAAATAACGATATTTCATTTATGGAAAGGGATACAAAACTCGATAATTTTAAGATCTTAGGCGAAGAAGAATATGAAGGCAAACTTGTTTATATTATCGAATCTACGCCCAAGGATAAGAACTACACATATTCAAAAACCATAATGCGGATCACAAAGGATAAAAATCTTTTACTTAAGGCCGAATTTTATCAAGGTTCACAGCTTGTAAAGATTCTTGAGCTTTACGATTATAAGGAAGTAAACGGAATAATGACAGCTCATAAGACAAAGCTTTCAACCGTCAAAACAAATACTTCCACAGTTATTTCTATAAAAAGAATAGAATACGGCATGAAGATACCCGATTACATTTTTACACAAAAGTACTTGGAAACAGGTAAAAAATAA